The DNA sequence TTGCATGTCTTGTAAAATTGATTAAAGGAGCAGTCAAAATCTAAACGCCTCCTAAAATTGATTTACGGAGGCGGGCACCTTAAGACAACTGTCTCAAAAAATAGCTGATTTACGAAGGCGGTCGTCTTAAGGTGCCCACCTTCGTAAATCAATTTTTTGGAGGTGGGCAAATTATAAGGCCCGTCTCCATAAATTATAGGCTAGCTCAGGGCTCAGGTGAAGTCCATATGTATCTTTCTATCGGGTTTATATATATGGGAGACTTAGGTTAACCTAACTCACTCTCACATTCTGCTCCTAGACTGATGCTCGATGCTGCTCCCTTCTCCCAGACCGACGCCCGACCTGGCTCTCCTCTCCTACCCCAATGCTCCCCACCCCTCCCCTCCTGACACCCTACCCCTCCCTTCCCTACTACGGCGGCGAGCCCTCTACTAGTACTGGGGGACCAGCGAATGGTGGGCCCCCTCTCTCATCCCTTCGGTGTGGCCTTCTCTTCTCCCTATGGCGGTGTAACTCTCCTCCCTCTAGATCGGGTGGCGGTGTAGTGGGGGACACTAGATATGGTGGTGGTGCCACAGCGGCGCAGGGCCACGACGACGAGGGACCAAGATGAGGAGCAGCCATGATGGCGTGAGTCCTCGGTGATGCGAGACTATGGAAGCAGATCCAGCGACAGCAGGTGGAGGGTGCATCATCAGGCTCATTCTAGCAGTGGATCTGATAAGGAAGAGGTCCCTGACGGCAAATCCGGCTGGGGTAAAGTTGAGCATGCAGCCCGCGGACCAAAGGCACGGCCCAAAGCACGGTCATTTGGCCCGGCCcgagcacggcacggcccgatcCTAACTGGGCCCGGGCCAGCCCGAAGCACGTTgcgggccgtgcttgggccgaccCCTCGGCCCACtgggcggcacggcacggcacgcttTTAACAGCAGGCACGGTGTCGGCACGGTATCAGGAAATTTGTGAAACTTGAAGTATCAGgttctatgacttgtgaaacttgTGACTTTTGGCAAGTAAAATATGATATGAGAGTATATTGTGTTATGTGAATTGTGAAGTATTAATGTATGTGACTTGAATGTAATGTATTTATGCTTTGTTAAATTCTGTATTAAATTTGATGTTTTTCATATATCGGGCCATGGGCCGGCCCGAAGGACTATTGGGCCTCGTGCCTTTCGGGCCGGCCCAGCACGAAAATCGGCCCACGGGCCATGCCTAGGCCGTCAGGAAGGCACGATGGCCTGTGGAGGCACGGCCCGTTGGCACACGGGCCATACGGGCCCATGCCCTTTCGGGCCGTGCCTAGCACGGACACGTGCCGGGCCGTGCCGGGCCGGCCCGTTGCTCATCTTTAGGCTGGGGGAGCTCACGGTAGCAGATCTAGTGAGCTTCGGTGGCGGTAGCCCTAGATGGGCTTAGCGGCCCCATGGATAGGATCGACAGGCCTATCTAGGGTTTTTTTGTAAGCCATTAACTATGACGAGCGTATGTAAGAGGCCTATCTTGGATAATCGTATAAccatggtggtgtcgataaaaGCTGGTCGGTAGTCTAGCTAGGGGTATGCCCAAGGTAGTAGATtgtcggcagacaggtgcgcaagctatgaactagatggtgacgcaagacacaaacaaagattttatccaggttcgatcGTCGTGAgggtgtaatacctacgtcctgcgtctgattataTTGATATAGATCTCTGACTTATCCTCTAGTGGACCTCTGGCCCttcttatatatcgtgaagggacagagttataagtaacgtatcctatttggtacaatatcttcttGTAGCCTTGGGGTGCACACCGACCAGCGTCGTGCGCCGCCATCTTAATATTAATCTTGTGGGCCGGGCCACCTCCGATAGTGCGGCCCATATCgaaccatgagggtataggggtgtATACCCCTACAGGCGGGCACAGACAACCGCCTCGGTTATCCATCCATTAACCGAGGCCTTCCATTAGAGGCGGTTGTGAAAGCCCACCTCCATTAATCCAAAACATTGCCTCCATTCAATTTTGTGTACTAGTGGACGTGGACGCACCTTCAACTGTTGATGAGCTGCTCCATGCTGTGGCGCTTCCTCCACCTATACTCCTCGAGTCCAAGGCAGAGGAGCACCACTAGTTCGTCGAGGCACTTAACACCGACCTGGTTCTCTCCTCCATGCAGAACCCCTATATGTTCCTCTATAGCAGTCGATCCGGTTTATCTTCTCCAAGAGttacaacttgttggtatgagtatcCTACTAATCCTATTAAGCTCGGGGTTAGGAtgttacatcctcaccccctTAAGAGATCGACATCCTCATCGATCAACCCTAAGCCAGAAACGTCTCCTCTTGGCCACATCCCCGTGTCTAGTGCCAGCGCATATGCCATGCTGTGTGACCAATCTAGGTCCACACGAGTCATGCGCACCATACCTGCACAACTGCGACACATGCGCCCGTAAAACCACAAGAGTCAACTCTGATACCATTTTGAAACAAATCATGATCCCaaaacttgaaatcctaggactATCATACAAGGGCAAGAGAGTTAGGATTTCAAGTTTTGCAATCCTGGTTCGTTTCATGCCATGTGCATCCCACTTTCTCTACTTGAACTAGAACGCGAGAGTGCAGCAGAGAGGAATGTGAGCGTGCAACGAAGACGAAGGAAGGCGGCACGTGGTTTACTGCCTTGATGCGAGCAACGATGCGGGAGGCGAGCGTGCGCGTGGTTAATGCGTTGTCAAGCGGAAACCAGGGCTGCATGCGCAAAGGAAGCGGGCAGGGGCAAACACGTCCAGATTGAGATCCCACATACTCAAAATGACTTCCTTTGGAAAAGTCTACATATTTTCCAGAACGACTAGTATATCGTATATGGATTGAGTACATGTCCAATTCCAATATGTATTAGGTCACGCCCACATATCTTGTACATGACCTAGACTCACTAATAGAATCGCGCGCTTTGCCTAGTGTctagggcactcggcaaaccaTTTGTCGAGTAACACACTCAGCAAAGCGGAGATAGCAAAAAAAATTGACGCAAAGCAGGCTTTGTCGAGTGTCTTTTTTCATGCACTCGGCAAGAGTGCCCGTTTGACACTCAGCAAACAAAAGTAGCCATCACTGTCTAGGTcccaacactcggcaaagacatttttttaaaaaaataaaaatttcagatttacCGAGTGTCTTTCCTAGGACACTAGGCAAAGTACCAAGTTCGCCTAATGtccttgtgggggtataaacctctataccctcatgggcctatatgggccgcaccatcagatgtGGCTCggtccacaggatgaagacgtgcggcgcgcgactggtcggcgtgcaccgcaaggctacaagatattgtaccaaataggatactttgcttgtaactctgtcccttcaggatatataaggaggggcaggggtcccctagaggacacatcAGACATGATTCTCTCaatacaatccaatacaatcagacgcaggacgtaggtattacgtccacacggcggccgaacctggataaaaagcttatccgtgtcttgcgtcaccataaagttcgtagcttgtgcaccgtctaccgataaactactaccgtgggtataccccaaggtagactgccgactagctttcgtcgacagtggcgcgccaggtagggggtgtgcgtacagctctcccgacgaacaagatggccatcatccccgacttcgcggccatggcgggcggcttcacgttcacagtcagcttcaacagcttcaccaccacgaccgcgaaggaggcgtagatccgatctgtgtcgatcacttcttcaccgacgtcggctgcagctccaaccacgctggctacggcttcgaccacaccagcaacgtctccgaccacgccgacaacgcgtcgccgcttctctgctacaaaggaaggcagatcgacgacaccgacctgctcaggctatcaaccaagttgtttggcctacttgctctgacaacgagtcgcaataataatcgccgcgaagaacgacactacgacaaccgcgaccaccgtcacgacaacaagtccaaaagctcgagggccagacaattttgtcgtcaccgaccagactttcgtccaaagataagtacacttctaatattttatttatttttggcataatatctTTTATTATactttttggttagccgactagttttttctcctacacgagctttccagagccggtactgtctccgactcctccctacacgtgcatgagatccgccctctgcgttccgagtggtcggcagtagctctctggcgaggctggcaatcccacgcatgtctaggttccgcacctcatgctgattgttggctagaccagagctggtacaagctctaggatgaactaactaatcgtgctaattttataacaaaaaatctaaaacttatcttagtactgattttttatctcaagattatttatacatcatgtactaccaattctttatatttatttttcaggagtttggcccagtcgacaagctacgctcggagactcgtcgatgattccctacgctgtgcccggggactgctccgaccaccgagcacgtttacgttcccaaccacactcggggacttgtcgactactctctatgctgtgctcgaagactgtgccgaccaccgagcacgtttacgttcccaaccacgctcggggacttgtccaccggtccctacgccgtgctcggggactgtgccgaccaccgagcactatacgctcggggactgttcgaccagctcaccaatttgagagttttgggactgcaccgaccaccgagcactatacgctcggggactggtcgaccaacccaccaatttgagaaatcggggattgtaccgaccaccgagcgttatatgctcggggactggtcgattagtctattcaattgcagacgagcatgatatgctcgggactggtaaattcaattttttagatcttgctacaaggctcatacttcgccttccagcaagctcggggactacatcggtacgaatgtacgatgcatctggcgatgcatctcagttttagaatttctatgattttctttttagaccctggcaccatgtgcctacgtcacctactaccaggctcggggactaagtgggcacacttcaccttgcggtgaatatgcttgcttttttgaggtctatacttttcagaaaagtaaagtgggcacacttcaccaggaaagaaatcttctttaattaagagcaccatgcattcttcgaacaacctgcttcttcgatgtcaatgttgatcaactgtcttttaagttggtcaaaataccgttgcaactgtttgggcgactttcttacttattgaagacgtcaagcctcactgaatcgaaaaagctcaagacggcgtgttacatcacaatacatggtgctcggggactagctgtgggggtataaacccctataccctcatgggcctatatgggccgcaccatcaaaggtggctcggcccacaggatgaagacgtgcggcgcgtgactggtcggcgtgcaccgcaaggctacaagatattgtaccaaataggatactttgcttgtaactctgtcccttcaggatatataaggaggggcaggggtcccctagaggacacattAGACATGATTCTCTCaatacaatccaatacaatcagacgcaggacgtaggtattacgcccacacggcagccgaacctggataaaaagcttgtctgtgtcttgcgtcaccatcaagttcgtagcttgcgcaccatctaccgataaactactaccgtgggtataccccaaggtagactgccgactagctttcgtcgacagtcctGAAataggacactcggcaaagcagtaAGGTTTGCCTAGTGTCCTAAACAAGACTCTCAGTGAAGTAGTTAGGTTTGCTTAGTGTCCTAGctaggacactcggcaaagctatCATGTTTGCCTAGTGTCCTGgctggacactcggcaaaccatTTTCCCAGATACCCAACGCAGTCCTTTGTCGAGTGTTGTGGCCAAGACACTCGGTAGAGAGTGTTTGTGCCGACTGCAACACTCAACAAAGTGaccaaaaaaattatttttgttaATTTTTCCCATTCCATCCAAACAAACGTCACATATGTCATAGTACAGAGATGGCATATATATCACAGACATCACATACACATCACAAACGTCACATGTGTTATAGTATATCGCAATAAGTTCACAAGTAATCCAAGTGCTCCATCATTCACCATAAGAAATGCAAATAAAAGTACCATTAACAACGAAAAGTATCATCATGGCCAATGAGATTGATTTGGTGAAGGATTTGTAGCATGAGGCACTTCATTCGATGCCACCGATTGATTCTGCAGAAAGAAGAAGGAATTACATGTGTGAGACAAGATAAATATATATCATACATGACTAAAGGATTCATACTCCACTAAGTTCGAAGTATTATTGTGGTTTGTCTGTAAACATGAACTACAAACTGAAACATTCATACTCACGGGTGTAGTTGCACCTAGAGGTGGAAGTAGAGCAAATAGCCCAGGTAACAGAGGCATTCCCTAGGCGGCACCAAGACTTTGCATGTACTGTAGAATCTCTGCGAACCTCCgttgctcggcctcccgcttgGCTACGATCCTCGCCTCCAACTCCTCCCGTCgcctcttctcttcttctagctGGGCCTACAATATTTCAACTCAATTGTTATAATATTGCAAAGCTAAGGTATCTAAAAGTCAATGAATGATGAATAAAACAGGAATAACCTGGAGTGCCTCCATCCGGTGTTGTGTAGTGTACGGTCGAGGTCGTATGGCGAGGCTTGCGCTCATGCTTCTTGCTCGGAtctgggagagagagggagtagCCGCCGTGTCATCTAAGATGTCTGCTACCCCGGCATCAGCGTCGTAATCCTCGACGCGTTGTCTCACCACCTCCTCTCTCATGCGATCGGCTTCACCGTGGTAGACCCACCGGGTATAGTCTGGCGTGAATCCATTCTTCCAAAGATGCTGCCCCATGACCTCCTTTGTTTGTCTTTTTCTGTTTGCACACTTACTGCAGGGACAGAAGATTTTACTTGCTCCTTTACTAGCCTCGCCAAATGCCCGTTCCAAGAAATCATCGGTCTTGTTGATCCATTCATTGGTGACCTGACCCTGACTTGAGTGGCCCGTGTACATCCACTCACGGTTATCCATCCTCTAACATATATATCAGAGAGTAACATAATCACCAATGGCATCTATATGATGTTCCTACAATCTAATAGGTgaggataggtcctaatcccactCGAGGGTGCGGAGATGAGGTTAGTTCCCATGCTCTACTCTGATTCGAGATAGAATTTCGGTAGCACCTCCTGTTGTTCTCCAGATACATGTCCTTGCAAGGAGAGTGTGTATCCGGAGAACAATAGGAAGGTGATGCCGAAACTCTATATCGAATCAGAGCAGACCATAGAAACTAACCCTATCTATGCATTTGCAGGCTGTTCAAAAACGTGGATAATTCGAAACAGTTAcggttatatatatacaaagatatatatatttcaACCGTATCTCTTTCAAACGGGAGACGCCTAACTGGGTTATGCTATACACGACCATGATACGGAAGACAGGTTATACCTTGGGTGGCGATGGAGTCAAGCTAGCAGGGCTGTGGTGGGTCGGTGC is a window from the Sorghum bicolor cultivar BTx623 chromosome 5, Sorghum_bicolor_NCBIv3, whole genome shotgun sequence genome containing:
- the LOC110435683 gene encoding uncharacterized protein LOC110435683; this encodes MDNREWMYTGHSSQGQVTNEWINKTDDFLERAFGEASKGASKIFCPCSKCANRKRQTKEVMGQHLWKNGFTPDYTRWVYHGEADRMREEVVRQRVEDYDADAGVADILDDTAATPSLSQIRARSMSASLAIRPRPYTTQHRMEALQAQLEEEKRRREELEARIVAKREAEQRRFAEILQYMQSLGAA